In Pseudoliparis swirei isolate HS2019 ecotype Mariana Trench chromosome 22, NWPU_hadal_v1, whole genome shotgun sequence, the DNA window GACACATCTAAATAATCTTTAAAGCTGTAAGTGGATCTTGTCAAAGAAGAGGCGGTGCTTTGATTTTCCATCCTGTCTTTTAGCTTCTGCCTGAAAGGAGAGAGTCTGGATGGCAGCTTCCCCGCTGTGATCGACTACTCGCCATACTTGAAGTACTTTCAGAAGTATGTGAGCTCAAATCACACAGTTCATCATCAGTGCCCTCTAACGCAGGGGTCAACAAGGTCATTTTTAGCGGGATTACGTGTTCGTTctattaacatttttatttgctttagaTTTGTGAACAATCGTGTTCAAGTTGGCCTCCACATATTTCTTCGTCAGATGGTCATATTTGGTCCACGGCTGCTGTTTGCCTAATGCTGCTGTGCTGGATGTGTACTTGTATGAGGCTCATGCTGGTTCCCCGTGCAGTGCGGACAGCATCAGCAGcgacgaggaggagatgaggactcTGGGGAGCAGCGGCAGCGAGAGCAGCACCCCGGACAAGATGGCCACCGCTGCCTCCATCTTCACAGAGCAGAGCAACTTGGTCAGCAAGTGCAAACGCTTTGAGCAGAAGTACCGAATGTCTTTGgagcagaaggtgtgtgtgtgatatgagtTATTATGGGATAATAAATTGGTTTCATTTTTCACGATGCCATGTCATTACGGGCTCACATTGTGTCGTGACCGGAGATCTGTTCCGTGAATAAATCttcttatttttgtattcagCTTGATGCTGTTTCTTGATTATTCAACATCTGTaatgtttctttcctctttgCCATCAACTGTTATTCAAGATGATGGAGCTGCCACGGTTATCCTTTGGGGTTATTTATTTTGCTTTGAAAGAACTCCGATGTGTATTCACACAGCAGTGCCTTCATTATACACACATGGAaatcatagtgtgtgtgtgtgtgtgtgtgtttgcctgtctCAGGGTTACCTGGAGGAGCTGGTCGGTCTCCGAGAAGCCCAGCTGTCCGAGGCTGTGTCTCACAACAAAGCTCTTCAGCAGAGCCTAGCAGACACACACCTCTCCCACACACTGGAGAAGGAGCAGCTTGAGTACATCGTGCTGGAACTACAGGACCAACTGTGAgttcaccctgtgtgtgtgtgtgtcactgcatGGGAGGTTACTGATGGGAAGCTGGAGAGGACTTTGCAGCAGATCCAGCTGAGAGTTTGACATTCAGGACACTGCAGGTGGTTGGTTATTTGTGTGTTATTGAATCAATTGCTGCCTTTAGCCAGGAGGAAAGGCTGCATCCATGTTGTGTCTCTAAATCTCTATTTTAATCAGTGAAACTGCAATTTCTCTGTTGGTTAACTAATTTACTGAAAGTTAAACAAGTCTGTCAAGAGAATTTGTGTCACGATCTCTGAAAATGAAGCTGCAGTCTGAAGTCAGTGGGAGAGTCATACACACAGGGAAACTTGAAGAAGAATTAGAGCTACAATGAAACTATACAAATACAATCAAATTGAACATACattttattcagttttttaGCTGTAATACATCCACACTGAACCAAACAGACGGCAGGAACTTCCATCAATTGTCCGAGCTGAGTAAAGATCAAAAAAATCTGATAGCGATTTAGTAAGTAATTCTTACTCCCTTACATTTGGTGAATACATAATTGGGAGTAAGACATGTATTTTGACCattaaatatttgttaaatatacTTGCTAATGCTCTTTATGGACAAATGTGCATATTTAATGGTGACAGCCCTTTCTAGCTTTCCTTTCTAGCTTTCTGCAGAACCCTAAGAATCTATGTCTACTTTATTAATCCGAGAAGAATAAAAATGTAGATCTTCATAGTAGATACCAAGTGAAGCCTTTTTATGTCATTTGTGCCTTAAAGGGCTGCATTCAATGACTtccctccttttttaaatgttgtgtttattaATTGAATGAATTGTCTCTAACTTTGGTCATCTTCGGTCTCCAGGACGGTGCTGAAGAACAATGATTTGCAGTCCAGGCAAGAGTTAACGGCCCATCTGACCAATCAGTGGCCATCTCCTGTCGCCTTGGATACCAACGCTGTTGCCTTGGACACGCTGCTGTACAGGAAGAACACGGGACAGTGGGAGGAGTATGTAGATGAGTTTACATCCTCCAGCTGGCAACTAATTATTACTTTCACTGTTGCTCAATCTAAGTTACATATAATTAATGATTTAATTGTTCACAAACAACTGTGGCTATTGTACAGGCATGGAATACAGACCTTTTCTAAtttataatgtattttaattagatagatacatacatagatactcggacatacacatacattcaGGTGTCCAGTAGCTCAATTTGTTTTAGCATTTTAATGGATTAGATTATTTAAAATCAAAGTCGTAtaaatagatacaaaataaCCCCAGTGTTATATTTAGTTGAGGGCAGGTTAGTAAGATTACCTCTTCAGGGATTGGATTGCTCTGACTTGCTTCACAAGTAATGTTGTTAAGTAATAATTCTAACTTGAATTTAACGGGCTCAGGACATTATGGCTCGCTGTATCGACTGCAGCAAAAACATGGACATCATTGGTGCGCAGCGTGTTTAGATAAACTGACAATGGACTCACTGCGAGGAGCCGAGGAGCGCCAAGAGGGAGCGCTTGAAACAGCATCATATGTACAACTCTACAGACTCCAAGCTGATGATGTACTCTATTATATGTTGATCTTTGTTAATTGTCTTTGCTGTTATTGGTGAGTTGAGGAACTCTTCAACCACAAAGACGTACCTCCAAGAATTTGTTGCTAATAAATGTCACAACAGGCAAAAATCGGATTATTTTTTAAGTTAAGCAAATAATTGTATAATGCACCTTAAAATGTCTCATACCCAATGATACATTGTTTTAGTCTGAAGCCTTCTTAACCCAACATTTTTACATTGATAAGGAGCAACCAGCAAAAAACCCCACCTAAAGTTGCCTAAACTCAATAATCAATTATTAAAATGATTTTCTGTTGATTGACTAACTAAGAGTAATGTGTTTATTGATCCTCTGTTCCTTCTTTGCAGGAAGTGTTTCCAGAGTCTGGAGCAGCTGTCTGCAGACATGAGCCTCTCCCAGTCGTCTCTtgaaccctcacacacacagagtctggAGGGCCGGCTGACCGGCACACACTGGCACCACAGAGGTACGCCTCCTTCTGCAAGCGAGAGAGCACCGTTCTCTCATCAGGGAGATGCGAGTATTGATCGCGTGTATCTTGTCATCAGATAAAGAGGAAACTCTGTCTCTAAGAGGTCTGTGTGGCTCCCTGACTTCAGTCACCAGCTACAAGTCTCTGGCCAGCCTGAAGTCCAGCGAGTGTTTGGCCAGTCTTGCAACCGAGATCAGCAGTCCAGGCTTCACCCCGTCCTAATGACCGCAGAGCTGAATACACACATCTTCACCAGGGACACACAATCCAGGAACTTTTCTAAATGTATGGGATATATATTTGGAGACTCTTTATTTTATGAATGTTGAGCATAGAGCTTTAACAGCAGGAATTTAGGTTTGCAAGTTGAGAATCTGtattaaaatattgtattaaaACTCAAAAGCAGCTTTATCAAACTGAATGTCCACTGTAGCCGTTCAGCTGATGCAACCTTTCATTCTTTATGGAGGCTCTACTTCTGCTGTTACTTCATCAATGTGTTTCAATTATTTATTGATCTATTTTTTTATCTGTCTATTTTCTGAAATAAATGAGAATAAGTCAGCTGACCGAAGGATTGAAAGGTTTTCCAGGAAATCTTGGCATGCTCAAAATACTGACTGTAGATCTGATCAGTTCTGAGAAGACTCAATATTGATGGCCTTGATCAGTCTCCTTTCATTATGAATCATTTCCTGCAGTTCAAAGGATCGTTCATTATTTTCTGTGGGGCCACTGCATTGATATAAtagtttttattgttattgttattatctagaaatgtatttaatttgacttCCACTTTCGTCACATAATGCTGTGTTAcattttgtgtaaatgtttttttaattcatcaggGTTATGTTGTCAATGTTGTGCATTATTTAGTGTCATGTTTTGTTCTCAGGTATTAATCCTCACAATTATTATTCACAATTTACTGCTAGGTTTACTTTAAAGTTCAGCTTTATCAGACACAGAATCCTGTTATTCTTGACATGAATTATTCAAATGCAGTATTTTAATTGCTAGTTACCACAAAGATCATTTCTAAAACTTACCTGTGTTACAACCAAGCATTTTGAATAAACTGCGCTTAACCCAAACTGAGAATTTCATTGTGAAATTTCAGTTTCTTGTCCACAAAGAACAAGTGTGCAGAGGATGCTTGTATGAAgtcaatgaatacaaataatttcCACAGAAGATCAGGTATGTATATTGAATACGTCACATTTTGAAAAGGTTCATGTGTCAGTCCTCTTCAATGGATTGGCATGGAAGTTCAAAAACATGGAGATCCTCTCTCGTGTCAGGGGAGGATGCTAATTGATTAATTTGACATCGCTAATGTACATGATCTCATAGAGACAGCCACACCTGAATAATCACGTAGCTGCCATCTGCTGGCTATTAAATGCATCAGAAAGCATGTGATTTGAACACTGGTTTGTACATTATTTCTTTTCAGTTGTATGCACAGAATTTGTAGCAGTAAAGAAATAAcgatatattaaattataaatactcataaataattattttatagaAATAGATACAAGTAGTTAATTTTCTTCACGTCAATCTTGGCTTGTGTATTTAATTGGGCAACATTAACCTCTGCCCTCCAGGTGTACTGGTGTTGGCTTTGGAGAGAAGGGACTCCTGACTATCAGGTGTCACTGCTCTGCAGTGGCCGGAGGATCCTCTCCTGGTTGTGTTCGCGGAAAAAATCTTTGCCAAATTCATAAGTGCTGATCATAACGGCGCAGGCCGGGGCCACTTTGATCAACCGTGGGAGGAAACCTGGCAGAGAGACAACAGATAAGAGGAGTGATTACATGTAGGCCCAATATAATGATTCAGAAAATATAACAACAGGATCTACCTGCAAATAGTCCGCCGAAGCCGCTCTGCGCCACAATCCTGCTCATCACgctgaaggtggaggagaccTGGCCGGACACTGATGAGACGAAGACAGCAGTCAACATCAAAGGACACATTGCCTCCATTCAAAAACAGACCACAGCGGAGGATGTGTCGGAGCATCGTCTCTGTCTGAACAAAGCTCTACAGGCCTGTCAGAGGAGCTCACGCACCATTTCAACCATCTGATTTAATCCCTTCATTTATATcataaccttcgcattgaaaatgcggaaggttatgttttgatcgccgtgtatttatttatttatttgtatgcgtgttactcgcataactaaaaaagtattaaaccgaatcgcatgaaatttggtgggatgattggttattatccggggaccatttgattcgattttaggcacgatcgggtcaaaggtcaaggtcatgaaaaggtcaaaatcttctttttaccatagcgcggtcaatttgtatccaattggcatgcaactaatgccaaaatgttcataattcaatgcccaatcttgtgatatgcgaaggcatgcgctctaccgagtgcccgttctagttatattaTATGTTCATCTTTACCATCTGAAGTAGCTTTAATGTAGAAAACCAAAACATCTTTTTCCACACTGTATGACTGTCACACAAACAGTACTTTCTGTGTCAGTTTGTACCAGCTCTTCGTCGGGGCTTCACGATGTTGACGGATTTAAGCCCAAGACTTAAAATTCAGCCAAAATGTTAAGCAGCACAATCTCAAACATCTTTTAATCCCTGTTCTATGCATTGAATGTGCTGTTATTTGACATCTTTTGCACTTCTGTCCATCCGTGAAGAGAGCGacctctctgttgctctcttcttttttctccctatTAAAGTTGTTCCTGCATGTGGGCATgtgttatgtgtacagattgtaaagccctctgaggaaaatctTTAATTTTGGTGCTATCCTCAAtacattgaattgaatgtacGCCCTGACaactacagagtactagtaTCCCTAGTTAGGAATTCACATTTTGATGACATTTGTAATCTTAAGGAGGCATTTAATAATGAATATAACAATAAAGAATAATGCCATAATTACAGTTCTTTGCTTGTAGCTCTCCCAGCTCCAACTGCCTTCTGGTTTTAACGACATCAAAAGGTAACGTTACAATGGACGCGATCTGAAACAAATGGAAATAAGTATATATCATACAATCATATGTTTACTTATTAATTTTTCATTTTCTGTCGAGTTCTGTTGCAACAGGTTGAAAAGCTGAATGCTGAGCAGTTTGAGAGAGCAGATGAACTTACAGAGCCAGACACCGCTCCAGATATGAAGGTAATTGTAAACGTGGGCTGTCCGGTGTTGTATCGTTCACACAGCCAGCCCTTGCCCTTCTCGTAGTTGTACCAGTACATGGCGGAAAAGGGCACGTCTCGGAGGAGTGTGGGCCCCAAACCTCTCCACAGAGACAGCCAGCCTTCTGACTGCACTGCAGAGCGGATGCAGTCAGTCAGCTCCCTGTATGACTGCTTCTGAGACTGCAGCTTCGTGCGGATCAGCTCCAGAGGGCTGATCACTGTCGCTgaactcactgacacacacacacacacacacacacacacacagcagtgatAAAGCATCAAAACCCACCATGTGACAATGAAATTGGAGACGTTGGTGGAGCATTTTAATTGAAGAGAAGCGCGTATCTCTTTTTTACTATCAAGCTGTGTCAATGTGTCAGTTCTCAAAATTAAATCTAGTGTAGAATGAAATTACAGTTACTCCGATCTTTAGGGCTGAAAGACCGAAACGACTATTCGGCACATTCCATTTTGTGAACAATAATTCAATGCAGACGATCAACGGTAATTTATGTTAACAGTTGTAACAGAGAGCTGTATTCAGCAGTGTTCTCCTGATGCGACACCAGTCAGCTCACCTCGAGCCAACGCTCCTGCCAGAAGAGGAGCCTCCTGAGCGAAGTCTCCCATCCTGACCCGCAGCGCCGCACACAGCTGGTCGTAGCACGTAAAGTAGATTACTGTAGCAGGGACCGCCATCACACTGCAGGTCACACATATGGAAAATAACCATATATTATGCTTTAATCAAGATGATTCCAAGCTGGTACAATGTCAACCACACAAACTACACCGATAAATGAATTAACAATGTGATTCATCAATATAAAACTAAACATAAATCTATCTTTGGTAATCAGCCCTCAAGAAAACCAGGGGTGGTTTGCCACTAATTGGTACAACTTAAGATAAAAGCCCCCTTAGTGCATCAGCTACAGGCTCAACGACTGTCGACCGaccacatgttctctataacTGGGCTCTGAGTGAAGAGTGCAGCAAGGGAATAAAAGAGACACAGAAGCCTTCACACTCACAGGGTTGGAGGAAGGCCGCTCCATAATGCCTTTACTCCTTCATGGCGTACTATCTTGACGAAGGcgtcctgcagagacacaaagtgTGAAGACAAACAAGCTAGTGCACGTGTATGACTCGCTTTTAACCTTTATATTTGGTATTTTGGTAAAGAGTTGGAATGAGTAGGTGAACTGGT includes these proteins:
- the rundc3b gene encoding RUN domain-containing protein 3B, translating into MASLGVGLHVIRRRGAGRSAVVERRNLLTVCRFSVKTLLDRSCFETIDDSSPEFVNFVSILEHILSHRLKGQTSWFGYESPRSFWDYLKAACSKVPHNCIRSIESMENVRSSKAKGRAWIRVALMEKRLSEYISSALKDFKITRRFYEDGAIMLGEEAGLLADTLIGLNTIDFSFCLKGESLDGSFPAVIDYSPYLKYFQNADSISSDEEEMRTLGSSGSESSTPDKMATAASIFTEQSNLVSKCKRFEQKYRMSLEQKGYLEELVGLREAQLSEAVSHNKALQQSLADTHLSHTLEKEQLEYIVLELQDQLTVLKNNDLQSRQELTAHLTNQWPSPVALDTNAVALDTLLYRKNTGQWEEKCFQSLEQLSADMSLSQSSLEPSHTQSLEGRLTGTHWHHRDKEETLSLRGLCGSLTSVTSYKSLASLKSSECLASLATEISSPGFTPS
- the slc25a40 gene encoding probable mitochondrial glutathione transporter SLC25A40 isoform X2, with amino-acid sequence MSGQSAAAAASNGITPLQQMVASCSGAILTSLFVTPLDVVKIRLQAQKNPFPKGKCFVYCNGLMDHICVCENGNSKAWYKAPSHFNSTLDAFVKIVRHEGVKALWSGLPPTLVMAVPATVIYFTCYDQLCAALRVRMGDFAQEAPLLAGALARVSSATVISPLELIRTKLQSQKQSYRELTDCIRSAVQSEGWLSLWRGLGPTLLRDVPFSAMYWYNYEKGKGWLCERYNTGQPTFTITFISGAVSGSIASIVTLPFDVVKTRRQLELGELQAKNLSGQVSSTFSVMSRIVAQSGFGGLFAGFLPRLIKVAPACAVMISTYEFGKDFFREHNQERILRPLQSSDT
- the slc25a40 gene encoding probable mitochondrial glutathione transporter SLC25A40 isoform X1 → MPRRFSTMSGQSAAAAASNGITPLQQMVASCSGAILTSLFVTPLDVVKIRLQAQKNPFPKGKCFVYCNGLMDHICVCENGNSKAWYKAPSHFNSTLDAFVKIVRHEGVKALWSGLPPTLVMAVPATVIYFTCYDQLCAALRVRMGDFAQEAPLLAGALARVSSATVISPLELIRTKLQSQKQSYRELTDCIRSAVQSEGWLSLWRGLGPTLLRDVPFSAMYWYNYEKGKGWLCERYNTGQPTFTITFISGAVSGSIASIVTLPFDVVKTRRQLELGELQAKNLSGQVSSTFSVMSRIVAQSGFGGLFAGFLPRLIKVAPACAVMISTYEFGKDFFREHNQERILRPLQSSDT